A single Gambusia affinis linkage group LG22, SWU_Gaff_1.0, whole genome shotgun sequence DNA region contains:
- the mettl24 gene encoding methyltransferase-like protein 24 isoform X2: MKSKNCRVYSFGLGADDYSMEHFLAQSGCEVHCFDPSMEQPHLQKAEMWFHRISIDWRDPSPAIVPKRQANRKLATILDDFGHRDVDVLKVDMESAEWKILENLVLEGVLDSVGQLLLELHLHWAGFEVAGDDPSVVRYWFSLLKELERAGFRLFQVYSNPNKPHIFLHKNILNASSAYTLSWVNVRWKPSWTVHKHKK, translated from the exons GTTGGGAGCGGATGATTACTCTATGGAGCATTTTCTTGCACAATCAGGTTGTGAGGTCCACTGCTTCGATCCTAGCATGGAGCAACCTCACCtacaaaaagctgaaatgtgGTTCCACCGCATCTCTATTGATTGGAGGGACCCCAGTCCAGCAATTGTTCCTAAAAGACAAGCAAACAGGAAACTGGCCACCATCCTTGATGACTTTGGACACAGAGAC GTGGATGTACTAAAAGTAGATATGGAGAGCGCGGAGTGGAAGATTTTGGAGAACCTCGTTCTGGAAGGAGTCCTGGACTCTGTGGGTCAACTGCTGCTGGAACTTCACCTCCACTGGGCGGGCTTTGAGGTGGCCGGCGATGACCCGTCTGTGGTGCGGTACTGGTTCAGCCTGCTGAAGGAGCTCGAACGAGCAGGTTTTCGCCTCTTTCAAGTCTACAGCAATCCGAATAAACctcatatttttttacacaagaaCATCTTGAATGCCAGCAGCGCCTACACCCTGAGTTGGGTGAACGTACGGTGGAAGCCTTCATGGACGGTACATaaacataagaaataa
- the cdc40 gene encoding pre-mRNA-processing factor 17 yields MSTAIASLASYGSDSDSENESESSTSIEKVDPNDPDATAHLKPLQSEPTMSLAVLNSAPEVAVKEAVETGIHLDPSLKEVTYNPTYETMFAPEFGPMNPYKSQQMSAPRNMLSGYAEPAHVNDFMFEQQRRTFSTYGYALDPSVDTHEASSCSYIGAVEEAEKNKGLTVFESGQKKPEKRKKVKGGDAGEIDNFLGPWAKYVDEKDVAKPSEEELKELNEITAKRQKKGRNEDEAPGEEKTILHVKEMYDYQGRSYLHVPQDVGVNLRSADAPDKCYLPKKQIHVWSGHTKGVSAIRLFPRSGHLLLSSSMDCKIKLWEVYGERRCLRTFIGHSKAVRDICFNNSGTQFLSAAYDRYLKLWDSETGQCISRFTNRKVPYCVKFNPDEDKQNLFVAGMSDKKIVQWDIRTSEVVQEYDRHLGAVNTITFVDENRRFVSTSDDKSLRVWEWDIPVDFKYIAEPSMHSMPAVTLSPNGKWLACQSMDNQILIFGAQNRFRLNKKKIFKGHMVAGYACQVDFSPDMSYVVSGDADGKLNIWDWKTTKLYHRIKAHDKVCISALWHPHETSKVITCGWDGQIKLWD; encoded by the exons ATGTCTACCGCCATAGCTTCCCTCGCTTCCTACGGGAGCGATTCCGACTCCGAAAACGAGTCGGAATCCAGTACCAGTATCGAGAAAGTTGATCCGAATGATCCGGATGCTACGGCTCACCTTAAACCTCTGCAGTCTGAACCCACAATGTCTTTGGCTGTTCTTAATTCTGCCCCGGAGGTTGCTGTTAAG GAGGCTGTTGAGACTGGCATACACTTGGACCCTTCACTGAAAGAAGTCACTTATAACCCAACATATGAAACGATGTTTGCACCTGAG tttgGGCCAATGAATCCGTATAAGTCCCAGCAGATGTCGGCCCCAAGGAACATGCTGTCTGGCTATGCAGAACCTGCTCACGTCaatgattttatgtttgaacAGCAAAGGAGGACTTTCTCTACTTATG GTTATGCTTTAGATCCTTCTGTTGACACACATGAAGCTTCCTCTTGTAGCTATATTGGTGCTGTGGAAGaggctgaaaaaaacaaag GACTGACTGTCTTTGAAAGTGGTCAGAAGAAGccagagaaaaggaagaaggtCAAAGGTGGGGATGCAGGAGAGATTGACAACTTCCTGGGGCCGTGGGCGAAATATGTGGACGAAAAAGATGTGGCCAAACCATCGGAg GAAGAGCTGAAAGAACTCAATGAGATCACTGCTAAAAGGCAGAAGAAGGGAAGGAATGAAGACGAGGCTCCAGGAGAAGAGAAGACCATTCTTCATG TCAAAGAGATGTATGACTACCAGGGCAGGTCATACCTCCATGTTCCACAGGATGTGGGCGTCAACTTACGTTCTGCAGATGCTCCAGATAAGTGTTACCTGCCAAAGAAACAGATTCATGTCTGGTCTGGACACACTAAG gGTGTCAGTGCTATCCGATTATTTCCCAGGTCTGGTCATCTTCTGCTCTCTTCTTCCATGGACTGCAAGATCAAG CTGTGGGAGGTCTATGGAGAGAGGAGGTGTCTCCGCACATTTATTG GTCACAGCAAAGCAGTGCGAGACATTTGCTTCAACAACAGTGGGACTCAGTTCCTCAGTGCTGCATACGACCGCTACCTTAAACTGTGGGACTCTGAGACAG GCCAGTGTATCTCTCGCTTCACAAACAGGAAGGTACCCTACTGCGTCAAGTTCAATCCAGACGAGGACAAGCAGAATCTTTTTGTGGCTGGGATGTCGGATAAGAAGATTGTTCAG TGGGACATCAGGACGAGCGAGGTGGTTCAGGAGTACGATCGCCACCTGGGTGCTGTCAACACCATCACCTTTGTTGACGAAAATCGCCGCTTTGTCAGCACGTCAGATGATAAGAGTCTGCGAGTCTGGGAGTG GGACATCCCTGTGGACTTCAAGTACATCGCTGAGCCCAGTATGCACTCCATGCCAGCTGTGACTCTATCTCCCAATG GTAAATGGCTGGCATGCCAGTCCATGGACAACCAGATTCTTATCTTTGGAGCCCAGAATCGCTTCAgactgaacaaaaagaaaattttcaagGGTCACATGGTGGCTGGCTACGCCTGCCAAGTGGACTTCTCCCCAGACATGAG ctATGTGGTATCGGGGGATGCAGATGGAAAGCTGAACATCTGGGACTGGAAGACCACCAAGCTCTATCACAGGATCAAGGCTCACGACAAAGTTTGCATCAGTGCTCTGTGGCATCCGCACGAAACCTCGAAGGTCATCACCTGCGGCTGGGATGGACAGATCAAACTCTGGGACTAA